From Rutidosis leptorrhynchoides isolate AG116_Rl617_1_P2 chromosome 3, CSIRO_AGI_Rlap_v1, whole genome shotgun sequence, a single genomic window includes:
- the LOC139896038 gene encoding beta-hexosaminidase 3 yields the protein MIWQTICLGLMFQVILVFSDKDMQNLNLWPMPESVKYGNQSLYLSKDFHLTTEGSQYKDESGILKDGFTRLINVVTGNNVIEYDHIKVDESHLLHGIHVVILSKSDELQYDIDESYKLSIHPNGNPIYAYIEAPTVYGALHALQTFSQLCHFNIKARNIIVSQAPWTIIDRPRFPYRGLLIDTSRHYQPLRMIKKVIDSMAYAKLNVLHWHIVDRESFPLEITSFPKLWNGAYSLTERYTTAVAAEIVSYAKRRGINVLAELDVPGHAKSWGIGYPALWPSKTCQEPLDVSNDFTFKLIDGVLTDFSKIFKYRFVHLGGDEVDTSCWSSTPRIKKWLEQKGLNESQAYEYFVLKAQKIAASHGYEVINWEETFNHFGSKLDRKTVVHNWLGGGVAEQVVAAGLRCIVSNQDKWYLDHLDANWQGFYTNEPLTNITKPEQQKLVLGGEVCMWGETVDGSDIEQTIWPRAAAAAERLWTRADKLPKDPNEVALRLANFRCLLNQRGVAAAPVYGLGREAPLGAGSCYVQ from the exons ATGATATGGCAAACTATCTGTCTAGGCCTTATGTTTCAAGTAATTTTGGTGTTTAGTGATAAAGATATGCAAAATCTCAACTTATGGCCGATGCCCGAATCAGTAAAATACGGAAACCAATCGCTTTATCTAAGTAAAGATTTTCATCTCACGACTGAAGGAAGCCAATATAAGGATGAATCAGGGATCTTGAAAGATGGATTCACTCGATTAATCAATGTTGTCACCGGAAACAACGTTATAGAATACGATCACATAAAAGTTGATGAGTCTCACCTTTTACATGGAATCCATGTAGTCATCCTTTCGAAAAGCGATGAG CTGCAATACGATATAGACGAGTCTTACAAGCTAAGTATTCATCCAAATGGAAATCCTATTTATGCATATATTGAG GCACCTACTGTTTATGGAGCTCTACATGCCCTGCAG ACATTCAGCCAATTGTGCCATTTTAATATTAAAGCAAGAAATATAATAGTTAGTCAGGCACCATGGACCATTATTGATCGACCCCGTTTCCCCTACCGTGGCCTCTTAATTG ATACATCCCGACATTATCAGCCATTGCGAATGATAAAGAAAGTTATCGATTCAATGGCTTATGCGAAGCTG AATGTGTTGCACTGGCACATTGTAGATAGAGAATCTTTTCCTTTGGAGATAACTTCATTTCCAAAACTGTGGAATGGTGCGTATTCTTTAACAGAACGCTATACAACGGCTGTTGCAGCTGAAATTGTGAG TTATGCTAAAAGAAGGGGGATTAATGTGCTTGCTGAGCTTGATGTTCCTGGACATGCCAAATCCTG GGGAATTGGTTATCCTGCATTATGGCCATCAAAGACATGTCAGGAGCCGCTTGATGTCAGCAATGATTTCACGTTCAAATTGATAGACGGGGTTCTTACAG ATTTCAGTAAGATCTTCAAGTACAGATTTGTCCATTTGGGAGGTGATGAAGTTGACACTA GTTGCTGGAGCTCTACTCCTCGTATTAAAAAATG GTTAGAACAGAAGGGTCTAAATGAATCTCAAGCTTACGAATATTTCGTATTAAAGGCTCAAAAGATAGCTGCTTCTCATGGTTATGAAGTTATAAACTG GGAGGAAACTTTTAACCATTTTGGTAGTAAGTTGGACAGAAAAACAGTGGTCCATAACTG GCTTGGGGGTGGTGTTGCAGAGCAAGTAGTTGCAGCTGGTTTGAGGTGCATTGTAAGTAACCAAGACAAGTGGTATCTCGATCACTTGGATGCCAATTGGCAAGGATTTTATACTAATGAACCACTTACAAATATTACAAAACCCGAGCAACAAAAACTAGTTCTTGGTGGTGAAGTATGTATGTGGGGTGAAACTGTTGATGGTTCTGATATTGAACAAACCATATGGCCACGTGCTGCAGCTGCCGCAG AGAGGTTGTGGACTCGTGCTGACAAGCTTCCCAAAGATCCGAATGAGGTTGCTTTACGGTTAGCAAATTTTAGGTGCTTACTAAATCAAAGAGGAGTTGCAGCTGCACCAGTGTATGGGCTAGGACGTGAAGCGCCTTTAGGGGCAGGCTCATGCTATGTTCAGTAa